Proteins from a genomic interval of Rosa chinensis cultivar Old Blush chromosome 2, RchiOBHm-V2, whole genome shotgun sequence:
- the LOC112186484 gene encoding eukaryotic initiation factor 4A-15 isoform X1: MAAPEGSQFDTRQFDTKMNELLATDGQDFFTSYDEVYDSFDSMGLQENLLRGIYAYGFEKPSAIQQRGIVPFIKGLDVIQQAQSGTGKTATFCSGILQQLEYSLTECQGLVLAPTRELAQQIEKVMRALGDYLGVKVHACVGGTSVREDQRILSNGVHAVVGTPGRVFDMLRRQSLRPDHIKMFVLDEADEMLSRGFKDQIYDIFQLLPPKIQVGVFSATMPPEALEITRKFMNKPVRILVKRDELTLEGIKQFYVNVDKEEWKLDTLCDLYETLAITQSVIFVNTRRKVDWLTDKMRSRDHTVSATHGDMDQNNRDIIMREFRSGSSRVLITTDLLARGIDVQQVSLVINYDLPTQPENYLHRIGRSGRFGRKGVAINFVTKDDERMLFDIQKFYNVVVEELPSNVADLL, encoded by the exons ATGGCGGCACCTGAAGGTTCACAGTTTGATACACGTCAGTTCGACACCAAGATGAATGAGTT GCTTGCAACTGATGGACAAGATTTCTTTACATCATACGATGAAGTTTACGACAGTTTTGATTCCATGGGCTTGCAAGAGAACCTGCTGAGGGGCATTTATGCTTACG GTTTTGAGAAACCCTCTGCCATTCAGCAAAGGGGAATTGTCCCCTTTATTAAGGGTCTTGATGTGATTCAGCAGGCTCAATCTGGAACTGGGAAGACAGCGACCTTCTGTTCTGGTATTCTTCAACAGCTTGAATATAGTTTGACAGAGTGCCAGGGCTTGGTTCTGGCACCCACTCGAGAGCTTGCCCAACAAATAGAGAAGGTCATGAGGGCCCTTGGAGATTATCTTGGTGTTAAGGTGCATGCATGTGTTGGTGGAACTAGTGTTCGTGAAGACCAACGTATTCTGTCAAATGGAGTTCATGCTGTTGTTGGAACTCCAGGTCGTGTTTTTGATATGCTAAGAAGACAGTCACTTCGCCCTGATCATATCAAGATGTTTGTTCTTGATGAGGCTGATGAAATGCTCTCTCGGGGTTTCAAGGACCAG ATCTATGATATATTCCAGCTTCTCCCACCAAAGATTCAGGTTGGTGTGTTTTCTGCCACCATGCCACCTGAGGCCCTGGAGATCACAAGGAAGTTTATGAACAAACCTGTGAGGATTCTTGTGAAGCGTGATGAACTCACCCTGGAAGGAATTAAGCAGTTTTATGTCAATGTGGACAAGGAGGAGTGGAAGCTTGACACTTTGTGTGATCTTTATGAAACCTTGGCCATTACCCAGAGTGTGATTTTCGTGAATACTCGACGCAAGGTTGATTGGTTGACCGACAAAATGAGAAGCCGGGACCATACAGTCTCTGCAACCCATGGAGACATGGACCAGAACAACAGAGACATCATCATGAGGGAATTCCGTTCTGGGTCATCTCGTGTCTTGATCACCACCGATCTGTTGGCTCGTGGTATTGATGTACAACAAGTTTCCCTTGTTATTAACTATGATCTGCCTACCCAGCCTGAGAACTACCTCCATAGAATTGGTCGTAGTGGAAGATTTGGTAGGAAGGGAGTTGCAATCAACTTTGTTACAAAGGATGATGAGAGAATGCTGTTTGATATCCAGAAGTTCTACAATGTGGTAGTAGAGGAGCTGCCCTCAAATGTTGCTGATCTCCTCTGA